One Janthinobacterium sp. TB1-E2 genomic region harbors:
- a CDS encoding CHASE domain-containing protein, whose product MSSTAGEHPLSAEKRPQWLLGFVMSTMVGLLFYMAASLSIENDASELFNNLARNTQKNIESRVKSYANLLRGTASLFHANEHVSREQFHRYVANIALQQNYPGVMNLNYSQELDETQRAAVEAAMQRDYPPGRDGYPAFAIHPPTPRAHYSVLVYIEPIASAPEKYGYDIASRPLIAEMLAQSRDSGHISNSGVPVPMQGRPQLTGMAMRLPVYRFGMPVDTVGQRRAAYQGSVGIGYDLVTMMRSALADMPVRNVRLTLFDIGPQARAPLDLPHDMRPIFDSTTAGMHAPWWLPGNSGRYLSSTMLIEHNSRVWQALFSVRKSDLYTRFDVFLPWLALLIGFASTMLLYMLFHTLASSRRRAIQMANGMTEELRASQIRLQLSHQKLRRLAAHADQIKEEERKRIAREIHDDLGQNLLVLRIDADMLASRTHRRHPRLNARARSTLEQIDATIKSVRQIINDLRPTVLDLGVNAAVEWQVAQFRQRTGIVCEVSESHDDICLSDQCATALFRILQESLSNISQHAHASRVQVKLEKCRDTVSMSISDNGVGAAIDGRNKLGSFGLVGIEERIKLLGGTFYIESSPGAGMSVHVSVPLGADATAFPYQEESRASN is encoded by the coding sequence ATGTCTTCTACTGCCGGCGAACACCCCTTATCTGCTGAAAAAAGGCCGCAGTGGCTGCTCGGCTTCGTGATGTCGACGATGGTGGGCCTGCTGTTCTATATGGCCGCCTCGCTGTCGATCGAAAACGATGCCAGCGAGCTATTCAACAATCTGGCCCGCAATACCCAGAAAAACATCGAATCGCGCGTCAAGTCGTATGCCAACCTGCTGCGCGGCACGGCCAGCCTGTTCCACGCCAACGAACACGTGAGCCGTGAGCAATTTCATCGCTACGTGGCGAACATCGCCCTGCAACAGAACTACCCGGGGGTGATGAACCTCAATTACAGCCAGGAACTGGACGAGACGCAGCGCGCCGCCGTCGAAGCGGCCATGCAGCGCGACTATCCGCCCGGGCGCGACGGCTATCCGGCGTTTGCCATCCATCCGCCCACCCCGCGCGCGCACTATTCCGTGCTGGTGTATATCGAACCGATTGCCAGCGCCCCTGAAAAATATGGCTATGACATCGCCTCGCGCCCCCTGATCGCCGAAATGCTGGCGCAGTCGCGCGATTCCGGCCACATCAGCAATTCCGGCGTGCCCGTGCCGATGCAAGGCCGCCCCCAATTGACGGGCATGGCCATGCGCCTGCCCGTGTACCGTTTTGGCATGCCGGTCGATACGGTGGGGCAGCGGCGCGCGGCGTACCAGGGTTCCGTCGGCATCGGCTACGACCTGGTGACGATGATGCGCAGCGCGCTGGCGGACATGCCGGTACGCAACGTCCGTCTGACCCTGTTCGATATCGGCCCGCAGGCGCGCGCACCGCTAGACTTACCGCACGACATGCGCCCCATCTTCGACAGCACGACGGCGGGCATGCATGCGCCATGGTGGCTGCCCGGCAATTCCGGCCGCTACCTGAGCAGCACGATGCTGATCGAACATAATAGCCGCGTGTGGCAAGCACTGTTCAGCGTGCGCAAGAGCGACCTGTATACGCGCTTCGACGTCTTTTTACCCTGGCTGGCCCTGCTGATAGGCTTTGCCAGCACCATGTTGCTGTACATGCTGTTCCACACCCTGGCGTCGTCGCGCCGGCGCGCCATCCAGATGGCGAACGGCATGACGGAGGAATTGCGCGCCAGCCAGATCCGTCTGCAGCTGTCGCATCAGAAACTGCGCCGCCTGGCGGCCCACGCCGACCAGATCAAGGAAGAAGAGCGCAAGCGCATCGCGCGCGAAATCCATGACGACCTGGGACAGAACCTGCTGGTGCTGCGCATCGACGCCGACATGCTGGCCTCGCGCACGCATCGCCGCCACCCGCGCCTGAATGCCCGCGCCCGCTCGACCCTGGAACAGATCGACGCCACCATCAAGAGCGTGCGGCAGATCATCAACGACTTGCGCCCTACCGTACTGGACCTGGGCGTGAATGCGGCCGTCGAATGGCAGGTGGCGCAATTTCGCCAGCGCACGGGCATCGTCTGCGAAGTGAGCGAAAGCCATGACGACATTTGCCTCAGCGACCAGTGCGCGACGGCCCTGTTCCGCATCCTGCAAGAGTCGCTCAGCAACATTTCCCAGCATGCCCATGCCAGCCGCGTGCAAGTCAAGCTGGAAAAGTGCCGCGATACGGTGTCGATGAGCATCAGCGACAACGGCGTGGGCGCGGCCATCGACGGGCGCAACAAGCTGGGCTCGTTTGGCCTCGTAGGCATTGAGGAGCGCATTAAGTTGCTAGGCGGCACTTTTTACATCGAAAGCAGTCCCGGCGCCGGCATGAGCGTGCACGTCAGCGTACCACTGGGCGCGGACGCCACCGCGTTTCCCTACCAGGAAGAAAGCCGGGCCAGCAACTGA
- a CDS encoding SDR family oxidoreductase, translated as MKNMLMHSLRKPSGLPRLLILGCGDVGMRLLPLLRARFRVFAVTSQPARCAQLREAGAVPIVANLDDRASLKRLAGLATMIVHLAPPMSSGLLDRRTRNLAAILPEHARMVYVSTSGVYGDCAGAWVDETRTTAPANARAKRRVDAEQVLRGWGARRGATVAILRVPGIYADDRLPLKRLREGTPALAADDDVYTNHIHADDLARIIERALWRGKSGRVYHASDDSELKMAEYFDAVADTFGLPRPPRLPRAELRQVVTPMLLSFMSESRRLHNTRIKRELGVRLRYARVADALRALSADGAGIG; from the coding sequence ATGAAAAATATGTTAATGCACTCTTTGCGCAAGCCGTCAGGCTTGCCGCGCCTGCTGATCCTCGGCTGCGGCGACGTCGGCATGCGCTTGCTGCCCCTGCTGCGCGCGCGCTTTCGCGTCTTTGCCGTCACCAGCCAGCCGGCGCGCTGCGCGCAGTTGCGGGAAGCCGGCGCCGTGCCCATCGTGGCCAACCTCGACGACCGCGCCAGCCTGAAACGGCTGGCGGGACTGGCGACGATGATCGTGCACCTGGCACCGCCCATGTCGTCGGGCTTGCTGGACCGGCGCACGCGCAATCTGGCCGCCATTTTACCCGAGCATGCACGCATGGTGTATGTGAGCACCAGCGGCGTGTATGGCGATTGCGCTGGCGCCTGGGTCGATGAAACGCGCACGACGGCGCCGGCGAATGCGCGCGCGAAGCGGCGCGTGGACGCCGAACAGGTCTTGCGCGGCTGGGGGGCGCGCCGCGGCGCCACGGTGGCCATCCTGCGCGTGCCCGGCATCTATGCGGACGACCGCCTGCCTTTGAAGCGCTTGCGCGAAGGCACGCCGGCCCTGGCTGCGGATGACGATGTGTACACCAACCATATCCATGCCGACGACCTGGCGCGCATCATCGAGCGGGCCTTGTGGCGGGGCAAGTCGGGACGCGTGTATCACGCCAGCGATGACAGCGAACTTAAAATGGCCGAGTATTTCGATGCCGTGGCCGACACGTTTGGCCTGCCGCGCCCGCCGCGCCTGCCCCGCGCCGAGCTGCGGCAAGTGGTCACGCCGATGTTGCTGTCGTTCATGTCCGAATCGCGCCGCTTGCACAATACGCGCATCAAGCGCGAGCTGGGCGTGCGCCTGCGCTACGCGCGCGTGGCCGATGCCTTGCGGGCGTTGTCCGCCGATGGTGCCGGCATCGGGTAA
- a CDS encoding GGDEF domain-containing protein: MEQIGNFGASGCNIGDLQLFRDGADSQTAAMLAPCPVMRLEAGEAIADTQGTCLYIVLRGSLAVAADIHTGMDDGTVSKVLPGESVGEQSVLDEASNLAAISALEETDLLVIDAAVVWELIEQSNGLARNLLRLLSFRIRAANALLRRRQKLGEFYRQLSMVDSLTGLYNRAWLTDLLPNMIVTAHASGSPLSLVMIDLDHFKRFNDTHGHQAGDQALRIAAQVLGAALRPTDFAVRYGGEEMMVILPDTNEHVALRVAERLCERMQQAVIFADMRSALPHITGSFGVSSLAAEQDDHALIATADAALYRAKAGGRNRVML, encoded by the coding sequence GTGGAACAGATCGGCAACTTCGGCGCTTCAGGCTGCAACATCGGCGATTTACAGCTATTTCGCGATGGGGCGGATAGCCAGACGGCCGCCATGCTGGCGCCCTGCCCCGTCATGCGCCTCGAAGCGGGCGAAGCCATTGCCGACACACAGGGTACTTGCCTGTACATCGTCCTGCGCGGTTCGCTGGCCGTGGCCGCCGACATCCACACGGGCATGGATGACGGCACCGTCAGCAAGGTCTTGCCCGGCGAAAGCGTGGGCGAACAATCGGTGCTCGATGAAGCGAGCAACCTGGCCGCTATTTCCGCCTTGGAAGAAACCGACTTGCTGGTGATCGACGCGGCTGTCGTCTGGGAATTGATCGAGCAATCGAACGGCCTGGCGCGCAACCTGCTGCGGCTGCTGTCTTTCCGCATCCGCGCCGCCAACGCCTTGCTGCGCCGCCGGCAGAAACTGGGCGAGTTCTACCGCCAGCTGTCGATGGTCGACAGCCTGACGGGCCTGTACAACCGCGCCTGGCTGACGGATTTACTGCCGAACATGATCGTCACGGCCCACGCCAGCGGCTCGCCGCTGTCGCTGGTGATGATAGACCTCGACCATTTCAAGCGCTTCAACGACACGCACGGCCACCAGGCGGGCGACCAGGCGCTGCGCATCGCCGCGCAAGTGCTGGGCGCGGCCCTGCGGCCCACGGATTTCGCCGTGCGCTACGGTGGCGAGGAAATGATGGTGATCTTGCCCGATACCAATGAACACGTGGCCCTGCGGGTCGCCGAACGCCTGTGCGAACGCATGCAGCAAGCCGTCATCTTCGCCGACATGCGCAGCGCGCTGCCGCACATTACGGGCTCGTTTGGCGTGTCCAGCCTGGCGGCCGAACAGGACGACCATGCGCTGATCGCGACGGCCGACGCGGCGCTCTACCGCGCGAAGGCAGGCGGACGCAACCGGGTCATGCTATAG
- a CDS encoding CDP-6-deoxy-delta-3,4-glucoseen reductase translates to MTFQITVQPSGHQFSCEADETVLSAAIRAGVGLPYSCKSGACSSCKGKIVSGNVQHKPYQPRSLTEDEAAAGYSLLCCAVPQGDLVVQAREVAGSSDYPIKKMPSRVTTIEKVAPDVVVLTLQLPASERLNYRAGQYIEIMLRDNKRRSYSMASAPVEGGPVSLHIRHMPGGLFTDQVFGTMKERDILRFEGPMGTFFLREDSDKPVVLLASGTGFAPLKAIVEHMIDEQSPRPITLYWGGRRPHDLYMDALCRQWATDLPQFTYVPVVSDALPEDAWEGRTGFVHQAVIADLPDMSPYQVYACGAPIVVESANRDFVQLCQLPADEFYADAFTTEADLAK, encoded by the coding sequence ATGACTTTTCAAATTACTGTTCAGCCCAGCGGCCACCAATTCAGCTGTGAAGCGGACGAAACCGTCCTGTCGGCGGCGATACGCGCCGGCGTCGGCCTGCCATACAGCTGCAAGAGTGGCGCCTGCAGCTCCTGCAAGGGCAAGATCGTGTCCGGCAATGTACAGCATAAGCCATATCAGCCCCGCTCCCTGACGGAAGATGAAGCGGCAGCCGGCTACTCGCTGCTGTGCTGCGCCGTGCCCCAGGGCGACCTCGTGGTGCAGGCGCGCGAAGTGGCGGGCAGCAGCGATTACCCGATCAAGAAAATGCCGTCGCGCGTGACCACCATCGAAAAAGTCGCGCCCGACGTCGTCGTGCTGACCCTGCAGTTGCCAGCCAGCGAGCGCCTCAACTACCGCGCCGGACAGTATATCGAAATCATGTTGCGCGACAACAAGCGCCGCAGCTACAGCATGGCCAGCGCGCCCGTCGAAGGCGGTCCCGTGAGCCTGCACATCCGCCACATGCCGGGCGGCCTGTTCACGGACCAGGTATTTGGCACCATGAAGGAGCGCGATATCCTGCGCTTCGAAGGCCCGATGGGCACCTTCTTCCTGCGCGAAGATTCCGACAAGCCCGTCGTGCTGCTGGCCTCGGGCACGGGCTTTGCCCCGCTGAAAGCCATCGTCGAGCACATGATCGACGAGCAATCCCCGCGTCCGATCACCCTGTACTGGGGCGGTCGCCGTCCGCACGACCTGTACATGGACGCGCTGTGCCGCCAGTGGGCCACCGACTTGCCGCAGTTCACCTATGTGCCCGTCGTATCGGACGCCCTGCCGGAAGACGCGTGGGAAGGCCGCACGGGCTTCGTGCACCAGGCCGTTATCGCGGACTTGCCCGACATGTCCCCGTATCAGGTGTATGCCTGCGGCGCGCCGATCGTCGTCGAGTCGGCCAACCGCGATTTCGTGCAACTGTGCCAGTTGCCAGCCGACGAGTTCTACGCGGACGCCTTCACCACGGAAGCCGACCTGGCCAAGTAA
- a CDS encoding HPF/RaiA family ribosome-associated protein, protein MQINIHTDSTIANTAGLNEHVQSVLESALNRFRDNLTRIEVHISDTNGPKGGADDIRCVMEARVAGYQPIAVTEQNATVHQSVAGATDKLKRAIDSALGRLQDSKRHATGKNAVIDTAEAEETAE, encoded by the coding sequence ATGCAAATCAATATTCATACCGACAGCACCATCGCCAACACCGCTGGACTGAACGAACATGTGCAATCCGTACTTGAAAGCGCACTGAACCGCTTCCGCGACAACCTGACCCGCATCGAAGTCCACATCAGCGACACGAATGGCCCGAAAGGCGGCGCCGACGATATCCGCTGCGTCATGGAAGCACGCGTTGCTGGCTATCAACCGATTGCCGTGACCGAACAGAACGCCACCGTGCATCAATCCGTTGCCGGCGCCACCGACAAACTGAAACGCGCCATCGATAGCGCCCTGGGCCGCCTGCAAGACAGCAAGCGCCACGCCACCGGCAAGAATGCCGTGATCGATACGGCCGAAGCGGAAGAAACCGCCGAGTAA
- a CDS encoding DUF1345 domain-containing protein produces the protein MKITLPFRSFIRSRPHLSLATAIGVAAGLLLPASWQQMTRLLTAWNVAVWFYLATMAWMMMRANHHRVKMMAARQDERAATVLSALSVASVMSLVAIVSQLSSMKDLAPDERALHYGLTILTLVGSWFLVGTLFCFHYAHLYYQADPALRPLKFPDGEQNPDYWDFLYFAFTIAVAVQTSDVSVQTRMMRQIVLGQSVLSFFFNLVVLGLSINIAAGLING, from the coding sequence ATGAAAATCACGCTTCCGTTCCGCAGCTTCATCCGCAGCCGCCCCCACCTGAGCCTGGCCACGGCCATCGGCGTGGCAGCCGGCCTGCTGCTGCCCGCATCGTGGCAACAGATGACGCGGTTGCTGACGGCGTGGAACGTGGCCGTCTGGTTCTACCTGGCGACGATGGCCTGGATGATGATGCGCGCCAACCACCACCGTGTGAAAATGATGGCGGCGCGCCAGGACGAGCGGGCGGCAACAGTCTTGTCGGCCCTGTCCGTCGCATCCGTGATGAGCCTGGTGGCCATCGTCTCGCAGCTGTCTTCAATGAAAGACCTGGCGCCGGACGAGCGCGCACTGCACTACGGCTTGACGATCCTCACCCTGGTCGGCTCCTGGTTCCTCGTCGGCACCCTGTTCTGCTTCCACTACGCCCACCTGTATTACCAGGCCGATCCCGCACTGCGCCCCCTGAAGTTTCCCGACGGCGAGCAAAACCCCGACTACTGGGATTTTCTGTATTTCGCCTTCACCATCGCCGTGGCCGTGCAGACGTCGGACGTTTCCGTGCAGACGCGCATGATGCGGCAAATCGTGCTGGGGCAATCCGTGCTGAGCTTTTTCTTCAACCTGGTCGTGCTGGGGCTGTCAATCAATATCGCCGCCGGTCTGATCAATGGTTGA
- a CDS encoding MFS transporter has protein sequence MSLASAGNGFSILRHRNFAFYLSARVLGTVAVQMQSVAIGWQVYQITGSLFDLGLIGLAQFAPFLVLILPAGHVADRYNRRNIIAWCLAAQLACALALLAFTLSGLSIVWPVFAVLVLFGSARAFMMPATQAVLVNMVPTQHFSRAVALSSSSSHVAIILGPTLGGLLYYFGPKVVYLISSALLVVSVLLMRATTPAPQVVKREPVSWHTLLEGLRFVWSKPIVLGAISLDLFAVLFGGATALLPALAHDVLHIGPSGLGLLRTAPGAGAALCSIALAIFPITRRVGAWMFGGVAVFGLGTLVLGSTSYFPLALAALFLMGAGDMVSVYIRHLLVQFETPDEIRGRVSAVNAVFIGASNELGEFESGLTAGWFGLVRAVLFGGAATLAVTGIWAVLFPVLSRMDRFPHHEKEAAARTATTAAT, from the coding sequence ATGTCTCTCGCCTCTGCCGGCAACGGCTTCAGCATCCTGCGTCACCGCAACTTCGCCTTCTATCTTTCCGCCCGCGTGCTGGGCACGGTGGCCGTGCAGATGCAAAGCGTGGCCATCGGCTGGCAGGTGTACCAGATCACGGGCAGCCTGTTCGACCTGGGCTTGATCGGCCTGGCGCAATTCGCCCCCTTCCTCGTATTGATTTTGCCGGCAGGCCATGTGGCCGACCGCTATAACCGCCGCAACATCATCGCCTGGTGCCTGGCGGCGCAGCTCGCTTGCGCGCTGGCCCTGCTGGCGTTCACGCTGAGCGGACTTTCCATCGTCTGGCCCGTGTTTGCCGTGCTGGTGCTGTTCGGCAGCGCGCGCGCCTTCATGATGCCGGCCACGCAAGCCGTGCTGGTGAACATGGTGCCCACGCAACACTTCAGCCGCGCCGTCGCGCTCAGCTCGTCGAGCTCGCACGTGGCCATCATCCTGGGGCCCACCCTGGGCGGCTTGCTGTATTACTTCGGCCCCAAGGTCGTGTATTTGATCTCGTCCGCGCTGCTGGTCGTGTCCGTCCTGCTGATGCGCGCCACCACGCCCGCGCCGCAGGTGGTCAAGCGCGAACCCGTCAGCTGGCATACCCTGCTCGAAGGCTTGCGTTTCGTCTGGTCGAAACCCATCGTGCTGGGCGCCATTTCACTCGACCTGTTTGCCGTGCTGTTCGGCGGCGCCACGGCCCTGCTGCCGGCGCTCGCGCACGACGTGCTGCATATCGGCCCCAGCGGCCTGGGCCTGCTGCGCACGGCGCCCGGCGCCGGCGCGGCCCTGTGCTCGATCGCGCTGGCCATCTTTCCCATCACGCGCCGCGTGGGCGCGTGGATGTTCGGCGGCGTGGCCGTCTTCGGCCTGGGCACGCTGGTGCTGGGCAGCACCAGCTATTTCCCGCTGGCGCTGGCGGCGCTGTTCCTGATGGGTGCCGGCGACATGGTCAGCGTCTACATCCGCCACCTGCTGGTGCAGTTCGAGACGCCCGACGAAATCCGCGGCCGGGTCAGCGCCGTGAACGCCGTCTTCATCGGCGCCTCGAACGAGCTGGGCGAATTCGAGTCGGGCCTCACAGCCGGCTGGTTCGGCCTCGTGCGCGCCGTGCTCTTCGGCGGCGCCGCCACCCTGGCCGTGACGGGCATCTGGGCCGTGCTGTTCCCCGTGCTGTCGCGCATGGATCGCTTCCCCCACCACGAGAAGGAAGCGGCCGCCAGGACGGCCACCACGGCGGCAACTTAA